The following nucleotide sequence is from uncultured Methanobrevibacter sp..
TAATTGTATTTATTCCATTAATTTTTTATCAATATGGTAATTTTTTTTAAAAACATTGAAAATAATTCAAATATTAAATAATCACTGTAAAATTGATTATACTATTCTTTTTAAAGATATATTTTATTTTTTGCCGATTTGGTGCTAAAAACAATAGTTTTAAATATGTTTGTGGACATAATATGATATATTTGTTTGGTGGTAACATGTATACTAAGTATTACAGAATTATGTTTATTCTGATTATAGTTTTCTCAATAGTCATGTCTATTACCTCTATTTCAGCATTAAATGATAATTCTACAATATTTGCAAATACTGATAATGATGATTGGGGTTTAATGGATAGTGGTGCTAATAACACTATATTGGTAAATGATGAAGAAGATGAAAGTACTGATGATGATTCAAATTCATCTGATGCTAACAATACGTATAAGTTAGAAGATGATGGTAGAAGTGTTATAAATGAGAGTTCATATTTAATTGAATATGACACCCTTAAAAAATCATATTCCATGGATCAAACTGATTTTAATGTTAAAGTTTATACTAACACTTATTTTAATGGTATTTTATATAAGGAGCCTTTATCTGGATTTTATATAAAAATTAATGTATATTCTGGAAATAAGGTTAATACTTATGCTATGACTACCAATAGCAATGGTGTTGCTGCTTTCAAAATTTCAAGTTTGGATGTTGGAGTTCATAAAGTTGAGATTTATGATAAAAGCAGTCTTAAAGCTACATCAAGTATAAACATTGTTAAAACAAAATTCACTGTTTTAACTCAAAGCGGAGTAGTTTCATATAAAAAGAGTGAGTGTCTTGAAATAATGATTGTTGATAATTATAATTATCCTATTAAAAATTTCAGGTTTAAAATTAAAGTTTATACGGGCAAGAAATATAAATTATACACTCGTCAAACAGACTCTAAGGGTATTGCTAAATTCAACACAAGGAAATTATCCTTAGGTGTGCATAAAATTGTTGTAACAGTTAATAATAAAAATTATTGCTTTGATAAAACTGTTAAGATTCATGTAGTTAAACATGCTTCTTCAACAAAGGTTCGTGCAAATGATGTTACAGTCAAATATAAAAAAGAAAGTTACTTTAATGTAAAAGTTTTAAGCAATTTAAATAAACCGGTTTCAAACCTTACACTTAAAGTCATTACACAATCACATAATAAGCATAAAACATACAATATTAAAACAGACGAGGATGGAATTGCCAAGTTAAACACTAAAAAATTATCTGTTGGCACTCACAGGGTTACAATCAAGTCTAATGCTGCCAAACATAAATTTGTTAAACAATCCAAGATTATTGTTAAAAAGTCAAAATCTGAGGCTCCATTATTAAAAGACCTTAAATATTATCAAAAAAATGGAGAGTACTATGCAGAGATATCATGGCATTCTGAAAAAAATGTGAAATATCAGATTTTAAAAAAACAGAACAATAAATTTTCTGTAGTGGGCACTAAAGTTGCAAACTCAAATAAATGCTCTTTTCGTGAAAAAGTTGATGGAATTAAAAATGCTCTCTACACCGTTCGAGAAGTTCACGGTAAATCTTTCGGACCCTATGATAAAACCGGAATAAGACTATTGGGAGGAACACAGGTTTGTGTTCATTTTAAAAATACAAAAGCAACAATTAAATGGGCTAAAGTGGAAGGTGCAACTAAATACAGCATATACAGAAAAGTGGGTTCCGGTAATTTTAAATCCATTGCAATAGTTGATTCTAACACATTGGGATATAACGATTATTATTATAAATCTACGTCCGAAATGTCCTCCATGTTAAAAGATAAGTATTATATTGATCCTATGAAAAATACAGTTACTTATAATGTTCGGGCTTTAAAATATACTTATAATCATGACAATAAGAAAATCAGTTACGGTATGATGAGTGAGGATGGGGAATGTAATCTGGTTCCGCCTACAATTATATCTTTTAAAAAAAATGTGATAAAGTGGGCTACTGTTCCTAATGCAAAAGGTTATTTGATACTGGAGAAAAATTCCTCTGACTGGAAAATCATAGGACAATGCGAAAGTAAATCTGCCTCATCACAATCATTTAAATTAAATAATTTTAATTCTAATTTATATTATTCAGTACAGGCATATTCTGTTAAAAACAACAAACAGGTCTTATCTGATTACGAAAAAGGTTTTACTTTAAAATATTGCTCCGAAAATACTACCAATCAAAGAATATTGTTTATTGGTGACAGTATATTGTATGGTAGAGGTGATAAGTATTCCATTCCGAATAGGGTGGAACAGATGCTTGGATGTGTTTATTATAATCCTTCAGTTCCAGCTGGAACTTATACTAAAAATAACTATGAAAATAAATGTAGTATTTCAACAGAAATTGTTTATAAGCTATATAATGGCGAAATTCCATATGGGGCTGAAAAATTTAATCACATTACTAACAGTATTGGTGAAAGCAATACAAAACTGGAAGATTACAATATTATAGTCTTAGGAGCCGGAACAAATGATTATTCATATAGTATGCAATTAGGCTCTGCTGACAGTAGGGATATATGTACTTTTAATGGTGCAATATTTCATATTTTAGAAAAAATTGAAAAGGCAAGTAAAAATCGTGTTTTAAAAGGTGAAGAACCTATAAAAGTAGTTTTCATGGATTTTTTTTATTCAGGTCGTTTGCATCTAGGTACTAAAATTGAAAACAGGGACACTACTCTGAATAAACTTGGTTTAACATTAACTGCTTATCAGAACGCTTTAAATCTACAGTATAAAAAATGGTCTTCTAAGTCCAGTTACTTGTCATTTTATAAATTCAAAACAAGAAGTTATAATTTAGTAAATGGTAATAACTGTGAGTACACTACCAAGGATAATTTACATCCTACATTGTTTTATAATGTGCAGTATGCTAATGAATTAGTTAAATTTTTGTATAATACTGTAATTTAGGATTTTAACACATCCATCACCATGTTAAAATTTGAAAAAAATCAAATTTTGAAAGTGCCATTTTAATTTAAGTGGCACTGAATTTAATGTATGGTTTCGATTTGTCTTGCTCATTTAATAAATCATATTTTTAATTATTTTTATCATACTTTTAATAATGTGAGTGTTGTCCTATTTAGTATATACATGTATCATATTTTTTTCTAAATTTCATGAAATTACTAATGTAGTTCTCCCAAGAATAAGGGCTAAAATCACAAAATTTGATTTTACAATTTAATATTTTTTTAAAATATTTTTTTATAATTTATTTTGATATTTTCATCTAAAACATTAGTTTTATAAATAATAAAAAAGTAATATTATTATATTATAAAATTATATTTTATTGGAGGAAATACATGCTTCTATTAATAAGTCCTATAAATCGAGAAGAAGCTCTAGAATCAATTGAAGGTGGAGCAGATATTGTTGATGTGAAAAATCCTAAAGAAGGTTCTCTAGGTGCTAATTTCCCTTGGGTAATCAAAGAGATTAGGGAATTGACCCCAGAAGACAAACTTGTCAGTGCAACCTTGGGAGATGTGCCATACAAACCAGGTACAGTTTCACTTGCAGCAATGGGAGCTCACGTTTCCGGAGCTGACTACATTAAAGTTGGATTATATGGAACAAAAGACCATGATGAAGCTGTTGAAGTCATGGAAAACGTTGTAAAAACAGTTAAAGATATTAGTGAAGATACAATTATTGTAGCTGCAGGTTACGCTGATGCACACCGTGTAGGTGCGGTTGACCCTATGGAAATACCAAAAGTTGCAAAAGACGCAGGATGCGACCTTGCAATGCTTGACACTGCAGTTAAAGACGGTCACACATTATTCGATTATTTAGATTTAGACAAGTTAAAAGAATTCGTAGACGAAGCTCACGGATACGGCTTGATGACTGCACTTGCAGGATCAGTTAAAAAAGACCAATTAAAACCATTGCATGATATCGGATGTGATGTTGTTGGTATTAGAGGGGCTGCCTGTGTAGGTGGAGACAGAAACACTGGTAAAATCCACCATACTGCTGTAGCTGAGCTAAAAGAATTAATCAATTCATTCTAATTTAGGTGTTATTTATGTCATTTTCAAAAAAAGTTCAAGAAGCAAGAATGTCATACACATTTGATGACTTTCTCCTGACCCCTAATGCAAGTTATGTTGAACCAAAAGACATTGATACTAAAATTGAATTAGGTAAGGGAATCAAATTAAACATTCCAGTCTTAAGTGCTGCAATGGATACCGTAACAGAAGCGGATCTTGCAATTGCAATGGCACAGGAAGGTGGAATAGGTGTAATACACAGAAACATCACACTTGAAAGACAAGTTGAAGAAATTAAAAAGGTCAAAAACGCTGAAGACTTGACCATTCGTGATGTTGTAACTATTTCTCAGGATTCTACAGTTGCTGAAGCTGAAGACATCATGCGTCATGAGCTCATCAGCGGATTGCCTGTTGTTGATGGTGATGAAATCCTTGGTATCATCTCTAAAAGGGATATCAGACCATTCTTAAAAAATGAGCCAGCTACCGCAATCAAGGATATAATGACCTCAGATGTCGTGACAGTTGAGGAAGGAGTTTCAGCTGAAGAGGCATTGAATACTGCATATGACAACAAGGTTGAAAGATTGCCTGTTGTTCGTGACGGCAAACTGGTCGGAATCATTACTATTAAAGATATACTTAATCAGGCACAGTATCCTAATGCCGCAAGAGACAAGGACGGTAACTTTTTGGTTGCAGCCGCATGCGGACCATTCGATTTGGACAGGGCAATGGCACTTGATCAGGCCGGTGCTGACATTATTTCAATTGACTGTGCTCATGCACACAACATGAACGTTGTAAAATTCACTGAAACCATTAAGGATAACATTGATGCTGAATTGTGTGTAGGTAACATTGCAACCGCTGAAGCAGCAGAAGACTTAATCTCAATGGGTGTAGATGCGCTTAAAGTAGGTATCGGTCCGGGTTCAATGTGTACTACCCGTATCGTTGCAGGTGTCGGTGTGCCACAGCTTACAGCAATTTCAGATGTTGCAGATGCTGCAGCTGATTCAGGCATTCCGGTCATTGCTGACGGTGGTATCAGATACTCCGGTGATGTTGCAAAAGCTATTGGTGCAGGTGCAGATGCTGTAATGCTCGGTAACTTACTTGCAGCTTCCCTTGAAGCTCCTGGTGACATCGTTGTCATGAACGGTAAACAATACAAAAAATACCGTGGAATGGGTTCAATGGGTGCAATGACCAGTGAGTTTGACGGTGGAGCAGACAGATACTTCCAAGGTCAAAAAAGTAAAATGAACCACACCAAATATGTTCCTGAAGGAATTGAAGGTGCTGTACCATACAAAGGAACAGTTGCTGAGATTCTCTTCCAATTGGTTGGTGGTTTAAAATCATCCATGGGTTACTGTGGTGCAAAAGATATTGCTGCAATGCAGGAAAAAGCTAATTTCGTTAGAATCACAAGCAGCGGTATTAAGGAATCACACCCTCATGACCTGTTGATTACTAATGAAAGTCCTAATTATCCAACACTCGACTAGTTGGATAATATCTTAAATTTTTTTGATGGGAATTTGAAATTGACAAAATGATTTATAGGTAAATATTTTCTCATCAAAAAGTAATTTTTTACTTAAAATGCTTATTTTAAGCAAACCTTTAAATATTAGTTAATCTTATATTATATTATTAGATAATTTTATGATTATTTTAGATAATCAATTTATTTTAAATTTTAATTATTACGGAGAGAATAAAAAATGGCAAGAACTAAAAAAGTGGGTATTACAGGAAGGTTCGGTGCAAGATACGGAAGAAAAGCTAAAAGATCTGTTAAAATCATTGAAGAAAACATGAAAAAAAATCATGTTTGTCCTAAATGTGATAGACCATACGTAAAAAGACAAGCTGCTGGAATTTGGAAATGCAGAAAATGTGGTGCAGTATTCACTGGAGGAGCATACGTTCCTGAAACTCCAATGGCAAAATCTGCAGCACGTAGTATTAGAGATATTAGAGTGGAGGAATAGGCCTTGTACAGGTGTCCACGTTGTGGAGCAGAAGTAGACCATAAAAGCTACATGGAAAATAAATGTCCTAAGTGCAGATATAGGATTTTATTTAAAAATGTTCCAGAAACTACTAGAATTATAAAAGCAAGATAATTTCTTTTGCTTTTACTAAATTTTTTACTATTTTTGATTTAAATGTTAATTTCAACTTCTAGAAAACCTTCCCAGAAAACTAGAAAGTTCTGTAAGAATCTGGCTCGTGTAACTGATTCAACCTCTGTCAACAGGGGTAAGATGAATATGCGTGAGCTTTTGTTGAAGGCTTTGGAAGTTGATGAATACAACTTAGCTGTTGTTAATGAGATTAAGGGAAATCCAAGCAGGATTTCTTTCTATTCTAATAAAGGAGAATTATTGTTAACAATTCTTATTGGAGTAACTTTGGATAATGAAAAGACTAACATTGCTCCATCCCAATTGAAAATAGTGTCTGAAGTTGAAAGTCTTAATGTTTTAAGCGATATTTTGGACTTGGATTTAGTGGATAATGCTGAAGATAATTATATCTTGATTTCCGAAAGTGACGATTCACCGGCTAGAATTCATTTCATAAACAAATTTGGAGAGAAACTTAACTTCCAGATTAATGTCAAAAAGATTTTAGAGGTTACAAATGATTGATGAAAGTCCTCTAGAACGTGTCAAAAGTAATATTGTTGTTGAATTTGAATCTGACAGCCAGGCTAAAATCATTTATGAATCTATTCTTTTGGAATTTGAGACTGCTCCCGATTTTAGATCATCCATGACAATCGATTTGGATGGATCTGATATAACTATCAATATTGATGCGGAAGACTCTACTTCATTCAGGGCTTCTGTAAACTCTGCAATCAAGTGGATTAAACTAGCATTGGAAATAAATAACTTAACAAACTAACGTTTATATAATAATTATATTAGGTGATAATATGGAGATTCCTGAAAATATTCAAGAACAATTAAATCAGTTTCAACAATTACAACAACAAGCTCAAGCTGTAACCATGCAGATTCAAAACGTTGAAGTGCAGGTTCAAGAAACTGAAAAAGCTTTAGAAGAACTCAAAAAAACCGATGAAAATACTGATGTATTCAAACAAGCTGGTACCCTGCTCATCAAAGTTGATTACAAAGAAGCTTTAGATGAAATGGAAGACAAATTAGAAACTCTTCAGTTAAGAAAACAAACCATGGCTCGTCAAGAAGAAAGAGTTATGAAAAAACTCGAAGAAATGCAAGCTACTATCCAAGCTGCTATGAATGGTATGGGCCAATAGGCTTAATACTTTTCTTTTCTTTTTTTAGATTTTCATGTCAAAACTTAAAATATTATCTCAGGATGACCTGGCAACCATTTCTGATGCTTTCGGTGAAATTCTTGAGGGCGAAATTTCTAAAGCTCTTCCGTCCAAGGAAATTGAAGATTTGGATTTAGACATTCTTTTAAACTATGAGAACAAACAGTTAGATGTTGATGTTGATGTTGGGGTTCTTTTTGATGAATTGTCAGAGATTACTCAAGATCAAGTTGCCCAGGCTATTGATGAAGCCTATGTGAAGTTTGATTCATACATTGATGATAATTTCAGGGTTTAATTATTTTTTTTAACTTTTTTAGTAATACTAATTATATATTTTATATTAATTAAAGTAATACTTTTTATTAAAAAAGTATTTATATTAGTAAGTGCAACCTTTAATTATGGGTTTGAAGTAATCTCAATAGCTTAGCAAATTAGGACAAACACGTAATACTATCTTTCATATTCCCTCTTCAATTACTTCAAACTTCATCTTTTCTTATTTTTTTCAATTTAACTTTATCAAACAAGTTTTATTAATTTTAACAAATTTATACTTGCCTAAAAATTGTAGTTTTACATTTTTGAAAAATGTTTATTTATTTGTCAATATTTGGTATATTTTAATTATACTAAGTTTATTATTTTATTATTATATTAAATTCTATTCATTCAAGTTTACTTTAATTTTTCTAAAATATAGTAACCTTTATATACTATGCAAAATAACTTAATTATAGAGGTTCATAACACGACAGTTATAACCATATAAATTGATCATTATTTTTATATACTCGAGAGGGGCTGAAAAACACGTTAGTTCCTCTCACCTCCTTAAGTTTTTAATACTAGTTTTTTCTAATTTTATATTATGATTAAAAAAATTCCTGTCATAGATTTAAAACAACACCAGGCAGTAAGTGGAAAATCTGGAATGAGGGACACTTACCAACCGTTAAACACAGTTTTTGCATCATCTGCAAATCCCGTTGAAATTGCACAGGGACTGAGGCTGAACGGTGCCGATGAGATGTATATAGCAGACCTTGACTTGATAGAATCCAACGGCCACAACATCAATGACATAAAAATGGTAAACACAGTCATTCCCGTCATGTTTGATGGTGGAGTCAAAAACTGCGAGTCATTCGAGTTTTTCCTGGACTATGCATACAAGATAATCATTCCAACAGAGACCCTTGAAAGCATTGAGGAAATGGAAAAGATCTTTGAAAAGTATCCAAAGGAAAGGATTGTAGTAAGTGTTGATACCAAAAACAACGAATTGCTTTCAAAAAACTTCGACATGACCTTGTCCGAATTTAAGGAAGTTCTGATTAGGCTGGACCCGAATGAAATCATTCTTTTAGACATTACGGGTGTAGGTACCGAAAAGGGCTACAATGAGTATCTGCTTAATGAATTTGAAGAGCTTAAGGATAAGTTAATCATTGCTGGTGGGTTGAATAAGGATTCATTAAGTGAATTGGAATCAATCGGTATAAAAAAAGTATTGATAGGAACTAGTCTTCATTCAGGAGAAGTGAAACTCCTAGACTAGAACACTTAAAACTGCATATGGGAATGCACATGCTATAACAAATAATGCTATTCCGAGACATAATTTCGGAGTATTATCTTCTAGGGATCCGGAAATAATCAACACAAATGAGAAAAATCCGAATATGACTGGAAGAATATGAGAAAATATTGTAGTTCCAACTATTGCCATTTTATATCACTATTATATTATTATTTTTTTAATTATATAAATCTAACTTTAATTTAGGTAGTAATTGATTAAATAACTTTTTTATAGTCTTTTGTTTAAATATAACAATATGAGAATAGACACACACCACCATCATAAGAAAGCTGGTGAAAATTTGGCATTTGTATTTTTTATGAACCTCGCATTCAACATAATTGTTATAGTGGGGGCGCTTGCAACAAACAGTATGGCCATACTTGCCGATTTCATCCATGATGCCGCAGACACCATTTCAATTGCAATTGCATGGATACTGGAGAAGGTTTCACAGAAGGACTCCTCAGACAAGTATTCCTATGGCTATCAGAGGTTTTCAATACTTGGTGCTGTGATAATATCTGTTTTTGTAATATTCATGGCGTTCGTGATACTGTCAGAGGCAATCCCGAGACTCTTTGCGCCTGAAGGTGTCGATGCGGGTGGAATGCTTGTGGTGGCAATTGTCGGATTGATATTCAAATCCCTTTCTGTTTACAGGCTACACAAAGGGGAAACATTCAATGAAAAGGCGATATTTTTCCATCAGCTTGGAGATATCTTCGAATGGCTTACCATTCTTGTTTTAAGCATAATTTTGATATTGTGGGGAGACATTCCATATCTCGATGCCCTGGTTTCAATAGGTATTGCGTTCTGGCTTATATTCAATCTTGGACGCAACCTGATCAAGTCCATTCAGGTTCTCCTTCAAAAGACCCCTGACAATTTTGATGTTGATGAGTTTAAAGACTCTGTTGTCGCCATCGATGGTGTTGACCATATCGATGATTTTCATGTATGGTCACTTGACGGCATTGATTCAGTTGCAACACTTAAAGTTGCAATCGAAAGGTGGGATATGCAGGCAAAAATCAAAGAAGAGATTTATAGCATTTCATCCAAATATCATATTGTTGACATAACTATAGAATTTGACTAATTAATTGTTGATTATCATGACTCTTGTTGTAATTGGACCTGTAACAAAAGATTTGATTGTTATTGGAGATGAAAAATCTCAAAAGGTAGGTGGTGCGACTTATTATCAGAGTTTTGTCTTTGATAAGTTCTACAATGATTACCTGGCAATAGTGAACTGTTCGGATGAGACTTTGGTGGATGATTTTCCGGATTTAAGTAAGGTCCGAGTAATCAAAAAGGATGATACTCATTTTTTCATAAATAAATATCCATTTAAGGATAATTTGGATGTTAGGCAGCAGTTGAGCAATTTTGCAGATATTCCTATTTTACCATCTGATTTGGAAGGAATATTGCCTGATAAAATCGATGGATTTGTGATAAATCCATTAAACAGACATGATTTTCCACTTGAGACACTTGAATATCTGAAAGGTTTTGACGTTCCCATATTCCTGTCAATCCAGGGTTTTCTGAGACTTCCTGACAGGCAAGTAAATGAAAATTATGCTATTAAATTAGATAACTTTGACATATTGCCTAACATTTTATCGTATGTTGATGCAATTTTTTTAGATGAGAGCGAAGCAAACCTCATCGGTGAGGATGTTCATGTGGATGAAATGGTCATAACCAATGGAAGTCAGGGATCCAGAATTGTGGGTGCGAGTGAAACTAGAATTGATGCGGTGCCATGTGACAATGTAGTAGACACCACAGGTTGTGGGGACACGTATATGGCGGCTTATATCTCTAAACGGCTGCTTGAAAATTCAGTTAAAAAATCAGGGGATTTCGCTTCAAAAATTGCCGCAGAAAAGTTAAAAAATTTTGGACATTTCTGATGTTATTTTCATTTCATTCAAAAATTTGCCAATCTCCTATTTGGAAACAACACTATAAATAATGGTTAAATATTGATTTTCATAATATTTTTTAACGATTATTCTTTCAGTTTTGATTTTTCAATCACTATCCAAAACTAACTATTTTTTAAGTCAGTTCTAAAATTTCACTGAAAAATACCGCTTTTATTGACTTTTAGAAAACTTTATTAATTAATATGATTATAATTATATATGCATTTTGAATTTTTTTTAAACACTACAAAGGGTCATCATGTTAAACAAATCATCAAATATAATCGAAAGGGAATTTAAGAATCTACGTAAGGAGCTATTGGATTTAACATTAAGAAATCAACTTCTTAACTTTAAATCAAGAGCTAAAACCATCACAATAGTAAATCAATCTCCTATTAACCTTTTTCAGACATTGGTTCTTCAGGAAAACAAGATGTATTTCGTGGCCAACAAAAAGGATAAAAAGGAGGACAAGTCATCAGTATGGGATCATATTCCATTTGACTTTTCCAAGTTTTCAGAAGGAGACAAGAAGTTAGCTACCGATTTGACCCCAAAGGAGCTTCAAAAAAGATTATATTACATTAACAACCAAGCAAAGACAATGCTGCAGGAGCAGGGTTACAACATCTTATACCTGGCCATTGGATTTTTGGAATGGAAGGACAAGTCCAAGCCGAAACAGAAAAATAAGGCTCCGTTGGTATTGATTCCGGTTTCCATGGAAAGGAAAAAGGTTGGTGAATCATTCAACCTTGAATGGACCGGAGAGGATATTCAAACCAACATTTCACTTAAGGCAAAGCTTCTTGAGGGAGGTATTGAACTTCCTGATTTCGAATTCAAGAAGTATGGTGAAGTCATTGATCATTATCTTGCCAGTGTCAAAATGGCAGTGTCCCGTATGGATGGATGGACAGTCAATGATAATGTGGCATTGGGATTTTTCAGTTTTACCAAATTCGTCATGTATAATGACCTGAACCCTGAGGCATGGGAAGAAAATGTGGATCTGACCAAAAATGAATTGATTCAGGCAATTTTCAATCCTGCCAAAAACGACCAGGAGGCATTCAGGGAAGAGGATATCGATGCCAGGTTGGAATATCAGAACATGTATCAGGTTCTGGATGCAGATTCA
It contains:
- a CDS encoding (5-formylfuran-3-yl)methyl phosphate synthase, producing the protein MLLLISPINREEALESIEGGADIVDVKNPKEGSLGANFPWVIKEIRELTPEDKLVSATLGDVPYKPGTVSLAAMGAHVSGADYIKVGLYGTKDHDEAVEVMENVVKTVKDISEDTIIVAAGYADAHRVGAVDPMEIPKVAKDAGCDLAMLDTAVKDGHTLFDYLDLDKLKEFVDEAHGYGLMTALAGSVKKDQLKPLHDIGCDVVGIRGAACVGGDRNTGKIHHTAVAELKELINSF
- the guaB gene encoding IMP dehydrogenase; translated protein: MSFSKKVQEARMSYTFDDFLLTPNASYVEPKDIDTKIELGKGIKLNIPVLSAAMDTVTEADLAIAMAQEGGIGVIHRNITLERQVEEIKKVKNAEDLTIRDVVTISQDSTVAEAEDIMRHELISGLPVVDGDEILGIISKRDIRPFLKNEPATAIKDIMTSDVVTVEEGVSAEEALNTAYDNKVERLPVVRDGKLVGIITIKDILNQAQYPNAARDKDGNFLVAAACGPFDLDRAMALDQAGADIISIDCAHAHNMNVVKFTETIKDNIDAELCVGNIATAEAAEDLISMGVDALKVGIGPGSMCTTRIVAGVGVPQLTAISDVADAAADSGIPVIADGGIRYSGDVAKAIGAGADAVMLGNLLAASLEAPGDIVVMNGKQYKKYRGMGSMGAMTSEFDGGADRYFQGQKSKMNHTKYVPEGIEGAVPYKGTVAEILFQLVGGLKSSMGYCGAKDIAAMQEKANFVRITSSGIKESHPHDLLITNESPNYPTLD
- the rpl37A gene encoding 50S ribosomal protein L37Ae, which produces MARTKKVGITGRFGARYGRKAKRSVKIIEENMKKNHVCPKCDRPYVKRQAAGIWKCRKCGAVFTGGAYVPETPMAKSAARSIRDIRVEE
- a CDS encoding DNA-directed RNA polymerase subunit P; its protein translation is MYRCPRCGAEVDHKSYMENKCPKCRYRILFKNVPETTRIIKAR
- a CDS encoding Brix domain-containing protein, translated to MLISTSRKPSQKTRKFCKNLARVTDSTSVNRGKMNMRELLLKALEVDEYNLAVVNEIKGNPSRISFYSNKGELLLTILIGVTLDNEKTNIAPSQLKIVSEVESLNVLSDILDLDLVDNAEDNYILISESDDSPARIHFINKFGEKLNFQINVKKILEVTND
- a CDS encoding KEOPS complex subunit Pcc1; its protein translation is MIDESPLERVKSNIVVEFESDSQAKIIYESILLEFETAPDFRSSMTIDLDGSDITINIDAEDSTSFRASVNSAIKWIKLALEINNLTN
- a CDS encoding prefoldin subunit beta, encoding MEIPENIQEQLNQFQQLQQQAQAVTMQIQNVEVQVQETEKALEELKKTDENTDVFKQAGTLLIKVDYKEALDEMEDKLETLQLRKQTMARQEERVMKKLEEMQATIQAAMNGMGQ
- a CDS encoding DUF3194 domain-containing protein, which encodes MSKLKILSQDDLATISDAFGEILEGEISKALPSKEIEDLDLDILLNYENKQLDVDVDVGVLFDELSEITQDQVAQAIDEAYVKFDSYIDDNFRV
- a CDS encoding HisA/HisF family protein, with protein sequence MIKKIPVIDLKQHQAVSGKSGMRDTYQPLNTVFASSANPVEIAQGLRLNGADEMYIADLDLIESNGHNINDIKMVNTVIPVMFDGGVKNCESFEFFLDYAYKIIIPTETLESIEEMEKIFEKYPKERIVVSVDTKNNELLSKNFDMTLSEFKEVLIRLDPNEIILLDITGVGTEKGYNEYLLNEFEELKDKLIIAGGLNKDSLSELESIGIKKVLIGTSLHSGEVKLLD
- a CDS encoding cation diffusion facilitator family transporter, which codes for MRIDTHHHHKKAGENLAFVFFMNLAFNIIVIVGALATNSMAILADFIHDAADTISIAIAWILEKVSQKDSSDKYSYGYQRFSILGAVIISVFVIFMAFVILSEAIPRLFAPEGVDAGGMLVVAIVGLIFKSLSVYRLHKGETFNEKAIFFHQLGDIFEWLTILVLSIILILWGDIPYLDALVSIGIAFWLIFNLGRNLIKSIQVLLQKTPDNFDVDEFKDSVVAIDGVDHIDDFHVWSLDGIDSVATLKVAIERWDMQAKIKEEIYSISSKYHIVDITIEFD
- a CDS encoding PfkB family carbohydrate kinase; its protein translation is MTLVVIGPVTKDLIVIGDEKSQKVGGATYYQSFVFDKFYNDYLAIVNCSDETLVDDFPDLSKVRVIKKDDTHFFINKYPFKDNLDVRQQLSNFADIPILPSDLEGILPDKIDGFVINPLNRHDFPLETLEYLKGFDVPIFLSIQGFLRLPDRQVNENYAIKLDNFDILPNILSYVDAIFLDESEANLIGEDVHVDEMVITNGSQGSRIVGASETRIDAVPCDNVVDTTGCGDTYMAAYISKRLLENSVKKSGDFASKIAAEKLKNFGHF